One genomic segment of Canis lupus baileyi chromosome 33, mCanLup2.hap1, whole genome shotgun sequence includes these proteins:
- the CASP6 gene encoding caspase-6 isoform X1: MKPPVQPRLELFTGANLHNSQPPKEELPLQATLSARAGPLSARCSAFSGGDNRLAPEKAPSVGSKVRAPNFCAIAIPDEEQNVTETDAFYKREMFDPEEKYKMDHKRRGIALIFNHERFFWHLTLPDRRGTSADRDNLVRRFSELGFEVKCFNDLKAEELLLKIHEASTSSHIDADCFLCVFLSHGEGNHIYAYDAKIEIQTLTGLFKGDKCQSLVGKPKIFIIQACRGDQHDVPVLPLDVVDHRTDKLEDNVTEVDAASVYTLPAGADFLMCYSVAEGYYSHRETVNGSWYIQDLCEMLGKFGSSLEFTELLTLVNRKVSQRRVDFCKDPNAIGKKQVPCFASMLTKKLHFFPKSK; this comes from the exons ATGAAGCCACCTGTTCAGCCGAGGTTAGAGTTGTTCACTGGGGCAAATTTACACAATAGCCAACCACCCAAGGAGGAGCTCCCGTTACAGGCCACGTTGAGCGCCCGGGCGGGCCCACTTAGCGCGCGCTGTTCGGCATTTTCGGGCGGGGACAACAGGCTCGCTCCAGAAAAGGCTCCATCTGTAGGCTCCAAAGTTCGGGCTCCGAATTTCTGCGCGATTGCTATCCCTG atgaggaacAAAATGTGACGGAAACTGATGCCTTCTATAAGAG AGAAATGTTTGACCCGGAAGAAAAGTACAAAATGGACCACAAGAGGAGAGGAATTGCTTTGATCTTCAATCACGAGCGGTTCTTCTGGCACCTAACATTGCCAGACAGGCGCGGCACCAGCGCAGACAGGGATAATCTCGTGCGCAG GTTTTCAGAACTAGGATTTGAGGTGAAATGCTTTAATGATCTTAAAGCAGAAGAACTACTGCTCAAAATTCATGAGG CATCAACCTCTAGCCACATAGATGCCGATTGCTTTTTATGTGTGTTCCTCAGTCATGGTGAAGGAAATCACATTTATGCATATGATGCCAAAATTGAAATTCAGACACTGACTGGCTTATTCAAAGGAGACAAATGTCAGAGCCTAGTTGGAAAACCCAAGATATTTATCATTCAG GCCTGTCGAGGAGACCAGCATGACGTGCCAGTCCTTCCGTTGGATGTAGTGGATCATCGGACAGACAAGCTGGAGGACAACGTAACGGAGGTGGATGCGGCCTCAGTGTACACGTTGCCTGCTGGAGCGGATTTTCTCATGTGTTACTCTGTTGCAGAAG gTTATTATTCTCATCGGGAAACTGTGAATGGCTCATGGTACATTCAAGATCTGTGTGAGATGCTGGGAAAATTTGGCTCCTCCCTAGAGTTCACAGAACTACTCACCCTGGTGAACAGGAAAGTTTCTCAGCGCCGAGTGGACTTTTGCAAAGACCCAAATGCAATtggaaagaagcaggttccctgctttGCCTCAATGCTAACTAAAAAGCTGCATTTCTTTCCGAAATCTAAATGA
- the CASP6 gene encoding caspase-6 isoform X2 encodes MSSAPGPRRAGPADEEQNVTETDAFYKREMFDPEEKYKMDHKRRGIALIFNHERFFWHLTLPDRRGTSADRDNLVRRFSELGFEVKCFNDLKAEELLLKIHEASTSSHIDADCFLCVFLSHGEGNHIYAYDAKIEIQTLTGLFKGDKCQSLVGKPKIFIIQACRGDQHDVPVLPLDVVDHRTDKLEDNVTEVDAASVYTLPAGADFLMCYSVAEGYYSHRETVNGSWYIQDLCEMLGKFGSSLEFTELLTLVNRKVSQRRVDFCKDPNAIGKKQVPCFASMLTKKLHFFPKSK; translated from the exons ATGAGCTCGGCGCCGGGGCCCCGCCGGGCTGGGCCTGCAG atgaggaacAAAATGTGACGGAAACTGATGCCTTCTATAAGAG AGAAATGTTTGACCCGGAAGAAAAGTACAAAATGGACCACAAGAGGAGAGGAATTGCTTTGATCTTCAATCACGAGCGGTTCTTCTGGCACCTAACATTGCCAGACAGGCGCGGCACCAGCGCAGACAGGGATAATCTCGTGCGCAG GTTTTCAGAACTAGGATTTGAGGTGAAATGCTTTAATGATCTTAAAGCAGAAGAACTACTGCTCAAAATTCATGAGG CATCAACCTCTAGCCACATAGATGCCGATTGCTTTTTATGTGTGTTCCTCAGTCATGGTGAAGGAAATCACATTTATGCATATGATGCCAAAATTGAAATTCAGACACTGACTGGCTTATTCAAAGGAGACAAATGTCAGAGCCTAGTTGGAAAACCCAAGATATTTATCATTCAG GCCTGTCGAGGAGACCAGCATGACGTGCCAGTCCTTCCGTTGGATGTAGTGGATCATCGGACAGACAAGCTGGAGGACAACGTAACGGAGGTGGATGCGGCCTCAGTGTACACGTTGCCTGCTGGAGCGGATTTTCTCATGTGTTACTCTGTTGCAGAAG gTTATTATTCTCATCGGGAAACTGTGAATGGCTCATGGTACATTCAAGATCTGTGTGAGATGCTGGGAAAATTTGGCTCCTCCCTAGAGTTCACAGAACTACTCACCCTGGTGAACAGGAAAGTTTCTCAGCGCCGAGTGGACTTTTGCAAAGACCCAAATGCAATtggaaagaagcaggttccctgctttGCCTCAATGCTAACTAAAAAGCTGCATTTCTTTCCGAAATCTAAATGA